The Hyphomicrobiales bacterium genome has a window encoding:
- a CDS encoding putative membrane transporter protein (Evidence 3 : Putative function from multiple computational evidences): protein MSMAALIGFLLLAGVAAYAQTLTGFAFGLITMGGVGLTGLLSLPDAAMLVSVLTLVNATQMLLKGWRDVDWRKFGLVMLSSLPFLFIGFQLLGWLADSRADWLRLALGCTIIISSLQLARKPQPLTRPSGPLSYLFFGSIAGLMGGMFSTSGPPVVYHLYRQPLPHIVVRETLVTIFAVNAVFRTGLVAATGQIPSPSTLSGLLAVPVVMAATHLARRYPPRLTQRALRQIVFVLLFLSGVSLGAPAVVRLLGF from the coding sequence ATGTCCATGGCCGCGCTGATCGGCTTCCTGCTGCTGGCGGGCGTCGCCGCCTATGCCCAGACGCTGACCGGCTTCGCCTTCGGCCTGATCACCATGGGCGGCGTCGGCCTCACCGGCCTGCTCTCCCTGCCCGACGCGGCCATGCTCGTCAGCGTGCTGACGCTGGTCAACGCGACGCAGATGCTCCTGAAGGGCTGGCGCGACGTCGACTGGCGTAAGTTCGGGCTGGTGATGCTGTCGAGCCTGCCTTTCCTCTTCATCGGCTTCCAGTTGCTGGGTTGGCTCGCCGACAGCCGCGCCGACTGGCTCAGGCTGGCGCTGGGCTGCACCATCATCATCTCCAGCCTCCAGCTCGCGCGGAAGCCGCAGCCTCTGACCCGGCCATCGGGGCCTCTGAGCTATCTGTTCTTCGGCAGCATCGCGGGGCTGATGGGCGGAATGTTTTCCACCTCCGGCCCCCCGGTCGTCTACCACCTCTATCGCCAGCCCCTGCCCCACATCGTGGTGCGCGAGACGCTGGTGACGATCTTCGCGGTGAACGCCGTGTTTCGGACCGGGCTCGTCGCCGCTACCGGCCAGATTCCATCGCCCTCGACGCTCTCCGGCCTGCTGGCCGTTCCGGTCGTCATGGCGGCGACGCATCTCGCCCGCCGTTATCCGCCGCGGCTGACCCAGCGCGCCCTGCGGCAGATCGTGTTCGTGCTGCTGTTCCTGTCGGGCGTATCGCTCGGCGCCCCGGCGGTGGTGCGTCTGCTCGGCTTCTGA
- a CDS encoding Alkylhydroperoxidase AhpD family core domain-containing protein encodes MKVTMSKDYRALTQDISAYMRELRTLQPDAMKGFSALAQAAGADGALDKKSKEFIALAIGITQRCDGCIGVHAKALAGLGASREEIAEVAAMSVYMGGGPALMYAADALRAFDQFAAPAG; translated from the coding sequence ATGAAGGTCACCATGAGCAAGGACTACCGCGCCCTCACCCAGGACATCTCGGCCTATATGCGCGAGTTGCGAACCCTGCAGCCGGACGCCATGAAAGGCTTCAGCGCCTTGGCGCAAGCAGCCGGTGCCGACGGCGCGCTCGACAAGAAGAGTAAGGAATTCATCGCCCTGGCGATCGGCATCACGCAGCGCTGCGACGGGTGCATCGGCGTTCATGCCAAGGCGCTGGCCGGGCTCGGCGCCTCCCGCGAAGAAATCGCGGAGGTCGCAGCCATGTCGGTCTATATGGGCGGCGGCCCGGCTCTGATGTACGCCGCAGATGCACTGCGCGCCTTCGATCAGTTCGCCGCCCCGGCCGGCTGA
- the ptsN gene encoding Nitrogen regulatory protein: protein MDGRMTLTDLLSPAAVISPLRANGKKQALQELAQHAAALTGLPDREIFEALLQRERLGSTGIGDGIAIPHGRMPGIERLVGLFARAERPIEFDALDGAPVDIIFVLIAPEGAGADHLKALARVARVLRNQSVLEQVRKIRDPAAIYAVLAQSAAQAA, encoded by the coding sequence ATGGACGGGCGAATGACGCTGACCGATCTCCTGAGCCCAGCTGCGGTGATTTCGCCGCTGCGGGCCAACGGCAAGAAGCAGGCTCTGCAGGAGCTTGCCCAGCATGCCGCCGCCCTGACGGGCCTTCCCGATCGTGAGATCTTCGAGGCGCTGCTGCAGCGCGAGCGCCTCGGCTCGACCGGCATCGGCGACGGCATCGCGATCCCGCATGGCCGCATGCCGGGCATCGAACGTCTCGTCGGCCTGTTCGCGCGGGCCGAGAGGCCGATCGAATTCGATGCCCTGGACGGGGCGCCGGTCGATATCATCTTCGTTCTGATCGCGCCGGAAGGCGCTGGCGCCGATCATCTCAAGGCGCTCGCCCGCGTCGCGCGCGTGCTGCGCAACCAGTCGGTGCTGGAGCAGGTCCGCAAGATTCGCGACCCCGCCGCGATCTACGCCGTCCTCGCTCAGTCGGCCGCCCAGGCGGCTTGA
- a CDS encoding Lysyl-tRNA synthetase-related protein — MSSPPTPFWQPDIHADRRPALLARGRIKAALRHWFEARDFTEVEAAILQLSPGNETHLHGFGTTLIDNAAQPHPYYLHTSPEFAAKKLLTAGETRIFDFARVFRNRERTALHHPEFTMLEWYRAGEDYEVLMQDCTALMAEAARAAGATKLRWRDIEADPFAEPERLTLQEAFQRHAGIDLLRTVTADHDVDRGGLAADAIEAGIRVAPDDTWSDIFSRILSERVEPHLGRGRATILCEYPISEAALARPKPGDPRVAERFELYACGVELANAFGELTDPAEQRRRFEADMDEKERIYGERYPVDGDFLEALALMPAASGIALGFDRLVMLCTAARRIEDVLWTPVAEPGRGRA; from the coding sequence ATGAGTTCGCCCCCCACGCCGTTCTGGCAGCCCGACATCCATGCCGACCGGCGCCCGGCGCTTCTGGCGCGCGGACGGATCAAGGCGGCGCTCAGGCACTGGTTCGAGGCGCGCGACTTCACCGAGGTCGAGGCGGCGATCCTGCAGCTCTCGCCGGGCAACGAGACACATCTGCACGGCTTCGGCACGACGTTGATCGACAATGCGGCGCAGCCGCATCCCTACTACCTGCACACCTCGCCGGAGTTCGCCGCCAAGAAGCTGCTCACGGCCGGCGAGACCCGCATCTTCGATTTCGCTCGCGTCTTCCGCAATCGCGAGCGCACGGCGCTGCACCACCCCGAATTCACGATGCTGGAGTGGTATCGCGCCGGCGAGGATTACGAGGTGCTGATGCAGGATTGCACGGCGCTGATGGCTGAAGCCGCGCGTGCCGCCGGCGCCACCAAGCTGCGCTGGCGCGATATCGAGGCCGATCCCTTCGCCGAGCCCGAGCGCCTGACATTGCAGGAGGCCTTCCAGCGCCACGCCGGGATCGACCTGCTGCGCACGGTGACGGCCGATCACGACGTCGATCGCGGCGGGCTTGCCGCCGATGCGATCGAGGCCGGGATCCGGGTGGCGCCCGACGACACCTGGTCCGACATCTTCAGCCGCATCCTCTCCGAGCGGGTCGAACCACATCTCGGCCGTGGCCGCGCCACGATCCTCTGCGAATACCCGATCAGCGAGGCCGCGCTCGCCCGGCCCAAGCCCGGCGATCCGCGCGTGGCCGAACGCTTCGAGCTCTATGCCTGCGGCGTCGAGCTCGCCAACGCCTTCGGCGAGCTCACCGACCCGGCCGAGCAGCGCCGCCGTTTCGAGGCCGATATGGACGAGAAGGAGCGCATCTATGGCGAGCGCTATCCGGTCGACGGCGATTTCCTGGAGGCGCTGGCGCTGATGCCGGCGGCTTCCGGCATCGCGCTCGGCTTCGATCGGCTCGTCATGCTCTGCACGGCTGCGCGCCGGATCGAGGATGTGCTCTGGACGCCGGTCGCGGAACCGGGCAGGGGAAGGGCATGA
- a CDS encoding Rhodanese-like domain-containing protein, translating to MTRSISPQEAARRLAAGEALLIDVREPAEFAASHIPLAVSLPLGSLPEMLAELPQDRALIFQCQSGMRSAQACALAAKGAESVSLDGGIVAWRSAGLPVIGDAGPRLSIFRQVQMIVGAMVALLVLAGFAGLTAAFAVAGIMGAMLALAGATGWCGLALLLARMPWNRAAPAS from the coding sequence ATGACTCGTTCCATTTCCCCGCAAGAGGCAGCGCGCCGGCTGGCGGCCGGCGAAGCCCTCCTGATCGATGTTCGCGAGCCAGCCGAGTTTGCCGCGAGCCATATCCCGCTCGCGGTCTCTCTGCCTCTGGGGAGCTTGCCGGAGATGCTGGCGGAGCTGCCGCAGGACCGCGCGCTGATCTTTCAGTGCCAGAGCGGCATGCGAAGCGCTCAGGCCTGCGCGCTTGCCGCGAAAGGCGCCGAGAGCGTCAGCCTCGACGGCGGGATCGTCGCCTGGCGCTCTGCTGGCCTGCCCGTCATCGGCGATGCCGGGCCGCGCCTGTCGATCTTTCGCCAGGTCCAGATGATCGTCGGCGCGATGGTTGCGCTGCTGGTGCTTGCCGGGTTCGCCGGCCTGACCGCGGCTTTCGCCGTGGCCGGGATCATGGGTGCGATGCTGGCTCTTGCTGGCGCGACGGGCTGGTGCGGGCTGGCGCTGCTTCTGGCGCGCATGCCTTGGAACCGCGCGGCGCCCGCATCATAG
- a CDS encoding Lysine 2,3-aminomutase, which produces MTVHQPPGGQPLRSIDALVEAGLAASERSDALRKVAERYAVSVTPAVAGLIDPADPADPIARQFIPDAAELTTLPQELADPIGDDAHSPVEGVVHRYPDRALLKLVHACPVYCRFCFRREMVGPGGDALTGASFDAALAYLASRPEIWEVIMTGGDPFILSARRVREVAKRLAAIPHIKVARWHTRVPIVDPGRITPDYSKALRIPGKASYIAIHANHPREFTDEARTAIATLADAGHVLLSQSVLLKGVNADVGTLGALMRAFVENRIKPYYLHHPDLAPGTSHFRLTLEEGQALVKSLRGNLSGLCQPTYILDIPGGAGKIPVGPSFLSGCELPGAEAVAEDRHGGQHLYPPA; this is translated from the coding sequence ATGACCGTTCACCAGCCCCCCGGTGGCCAGCCTTTGCGCAGCATCGACGCACTCGTCGAGGCAGGGCTTGCCGCGTCCGAGCGCAGCGACGCTCTGCGGAAGGTGGCGGAGCGCTATGCCGTCTCGGTGACGCCGGCCGTCGCCGGTTTGATCGATCCGGCAGATCCCGCCGATCCGATCGCGCGCCAGTTCATCCCCGACGCCGCCGAACTCACGACGCTACCGCAGGAATTGGCCGATCCGATTGGAGACGACGCCCACTCCCCGGTCGAGGGCGTGGTCCATCGCTATCCCGACCGCGCCCTGTTGAAGCTCGTCCATGCCTGCCCGGTCTATTGCCGCTTCTGCTTTCGGCGCGAGATGGTCGGTCCCGGCGGCGATGCGCTGACCGGCGCCAGCTTCGATGCCGCGCTCGCCTATCTCGCCTCCCGTCCCGAGATCTGGGAGGTGATCATGACCGGCGGCGATCCCTTCATCCTCTCCGCCCGCCGCGTGCGCGAGGTGGCGAAGCGCCTCGCCGCGATCCCGCATATCAAGGTCGCGCGCTGGCATACGCGCGTGCCCATCGTCGATCCCGGCCGGATCACCCCGGATTATTCGAAGGCGCTGCGTATCCCCGGCAAGGCGAGCTATATCGCGATCCACGCCAACCATCCGCGCGAATTCACCGACGAGGCCCGCACCGCGATCGCGACGCTGGCCGATGCCGGCCATGTCCTGCTGAGCCAGTCCGTGCTGCTCAAGGGCGTCAATGCCGATGTCGGGACGCTCGGCGCCCTGATGCGCGCCTTCGTCGAGAACCGCATCAAGCCCTATTACCTACACCATCCCGATCTGGCGCCGGGCACCTCGCATTTCCGCCTGACGCTGGAAGAGGGGCAGGCGCTGGTCAAAAGCCTGCGCGGAAACCTTTCCGGCCTGTGCCAGCCGACCTATATCCTCGACATCCCCGGCGGCGCCGGCAAGATCCCGGTCGGCCCTTCCTTCCTCTCCGGCTGCGAGCTGCCGGGCGCGGAAGCCGTCGCCGAAGACCGTCACGGCGGGCAGCATCTCTACCCGCCCGCCTGA
- a CDS encoding conserved exported hypothetical protein (Evidence 4 : Unknown function but conserved in other organisms), with amino-acid sequence MRLALTAAALLLAGPVLAQQPRPATCSRDLFQNEAGFRLQQTRLAGVASADQATQCRTWREHVAYLQKARSVFAACQSGAERARNVAEMDSELTNYRALIANRCGGR; translated from the coding sequence ATGAGGCTTGCCCTGACCGCTGCCGCGCTTCTGCTGGCCGGCCCCGTGCTCGCCCAGCAGCCGCGCCCGGCGACCTGCTCGCGGGACCTGTTCCAGAACGAGGCCGGTTTCCGCCTGCAGCAGACCCGGCTTGCAGGCGTGGCCAGCGCCGATCAGGCGACCCAGTGCCGGACCTGGCGCGAGCATGTCGCCTATCTCCAGAAGGCGCGCTCGGTCTTCGCGGCTTGCCAGAGCGGGGCGGAGCGAGCGCGCAACGTCGCCGAGATGGATTCGGAGCTGACGAACTACCGCGCGCTCATCGCCAATCGCTGCGGCGGGCGGTAA
- the gloC gene encoding hydroxyacylglutathione hydrolase GloC translates to MTDQPQPPLQIAVVPVTPFQQNCSIVWEPKSNEAAIIDPGGDVPRLQAAIKELGVTPVAIWLTHGHLDHAGGATELSQALSIPIIGPHEGDKPLLDGLPEQGLRFDIPGMKAVVPTRWLKDGDTVSLGDLTFDVAHVPGHSPGHVTFFQKELRFLLAGDTVFAGSIGRTDFPYGDHEALISGIKAKLLPLGDDVQFLPGHGPASTLGEERKNNPFLQD, encoded by the coding sequence ATGACCGACCAGCCGCAGCCGCCACTCCAGATCGCCGTCGTGCCGGTGACGCCGTTCCAGCAGAACTGCTCGATCGTCTGGGAGCCCAAGAGCAACGAGGCCGCGATCATCGATCCCGGTGGCGACGTGCCGCGACTGCAGGCCGCCATCAAGGAACTCGGCGTCACCCCGGTCGCGATCTGGCTGACCCATGGCCACCTCGACCATGCCGGCGGCGCCACCGAGCTGTCGCAGGCGCTGTCGATCCCGATCATCGGTCCGCATGAGGGCGACAAGCCGCTGCTCGACGGCTTGCCGGAGCAGGGGCTGCGCTTCGATATTCCCGGCATGAAGGCCGTCGTGCCGACCCGCTGGCTGAAGGATGGCGATACGGTCTCGCTCGGCGACCTGACTTTCGATGTCGCGCATGTGCCGGGACATTCGCCCGGCCACGTCACCTTCTTCCAGAAGGAGCTGCGCTTCCTGCTGGCGGGCGACACCGTCTTCGCCGGCTCCATCGGTCGCACCGACTTCCCCTATGGCGACCACGAGGCACTGATCTCGGGGATCAAGGCGAAGCTCCTGCCGCTCGGCGATGACGTCCAGTTCCTGCCGGGCCATGGCCCTGCCAGCACGCTGGGCGAGGAGCGGAAGAACAATCCGTTCCTGCAGGATTAA
- the efp gene encoding Elongation factor P, with the protein MVKVIASSVRKGNVLEVDGHLCSVLSAESFFPGKGTPTTQIDMRRIADGVKVTQRYKTTEQVERAYVEDRDFTYLYQDGEQYVFMNPETFDQIHVSGDVVGDSAPYLQENMKVTLSVFEDKAVAIELPQRVTLEVVETEPVTKGQTASSSYKPAILSNGVRSAVPPHVGVGTRIVVMTADGSYVERAKD; encoded by the coding sequence GTGGTCAAGGTCATCGCCTCTTCCGTCCGCAAGGGCAACGTTCTCGAAGTCGACGGGCATCTCTGCTCGGTGCTCTCGGCCGAGAGCTTCTTCCCCGGCAAGGGCACGCCCACGACTCAGATCGACATGCGCCGCATCGCCGATGGCGTGAAGGTCACCCAGCGCTACAAGACGACCGAGCAGGTCGAGCGCGCCTATGTCGAGGACCGCGACTTCACCTATCTCTACCAGGACGGCGAGCAGTACGTCTTCATGAACCCGGAGACCTTTGACCAGATCCATGTCTCGGGCGATGTGGTCGGCGATTCCGCTCCCTATCTCCAGGAGAACATGAAGGTCACGCTTTCGGTGTTCGAGGACAAGGCGGTCGCGATCGAACTGCCGCAGCGCGTCACGCTCGAAGTCGTCGAGACCGAGCCGGTGACCAAGGGCCAGACGGCCTCCTCCTCCTACAAGCCGGCGATCCTCTCGAACGGCGTGCGCAGCGCCGTGCCGCCGCATGTCGGCGTCGGCACCCGCATCGTCGTGATGACGGCCGACGGCTCCTATGTCGAGCGCGCGAAGGATTGA
- a CDS encoding conserved hypothetical protein (Evidence 4 : Unknown function but conserved in other organisms) yields MPLTVQAAALSGFVQTLHALDAILDKAVEQAETRKIQPEVLLTARLAPDMLAFTRQIQLCCDFAKNAVARLSGGENPRFPDEEKSFPELKERIAKTLAFVAAADGAALDGGLSREVTFPRGPSATVTMTGEAYLTRFAIPNFYFHATTAYDILRQNGFQIGKQDFLLGVFDA; encoded by the coding sequence ATGCCGCTCACAGTCCAGGCCGCCGCCCTTTCCGGCTTCGTGCAGACGCTTCATGCGCTCGACGCTATTCTCGACAAGGCCGTGGAACAGGCCGAGACCCGCAAGATCCAGCCGGAAGTGCTGCTGACGGCACGGCTCGCGCCGGACATGCTGGCCTTCACCCGCCAGATCCAGCTCTGCTGCGACTTCGCCAAGAATGCCGTGGCGCGCCTTTCGGGCGGCGAGAACCCGCGCTTCCCCGACGAGGAGAAGAGCTTCCCGGAGCTGAAGGAGCGCATCGCCAAGACGCTTGCCTTCGTGGCGGCAGCCGATGGCGCCGCGCTCGATGGCGGACTTTCTCGCGAGGTGACCTTTCCGCGCGGCCCCTCGGCGACCGTGACGATGACGGGCGAGGCCTATCTCACCCGCTTCGCCATCCCGAATTTCTATTTCCACGCCACCACGGCCTACGACATCCTGCGCCAGAACGGCTTCCAGATCGGCAAGCAGGACTTCCTGCTCGGCGTCTTCGACGCCTGA
- the fumA gene encoding fumarase A, with amino-acid sequence MAYTHVDLFPLGEDTTPYRKLGSEGVSVEKIGDREVLSVSREAIRQLSEQAFIDINHLLRPGHLAQLGKILDDPEATSNDKFVAYDLLKNANIAAGGVLPMCQDTGTAIIMGKKGRKVWTDGEDEAALGEGVADAYFKRNLRYSQLAPLSMFEEKNTATNLPAQIDIYAEGEDAYKFLFVCKGGGSANKTFLYQATPSLLTKDRMMAFLKEKILTLGTAACPPYHLAIVIGGTSAEQNLKTVKLASTKYLDALPTKGSPSGHAFRDIEMEEEVHKMTQALGVGAQFGGKYFCHDVRVIRLPRHGASLPIGLGVSCSADRQAKGKITKDGIFLEALETDPSKYLPDVDEAKLGGDVVKIDLNQPMSEILATLSKHPVKTRLSLTGTIVVARDLAHAKIRERLERGEGMPDYFKNHPVYYAGPAKTPTGFASGSFGPTTAGRMDSFVDQFQSFGGSMVMLAKGNRSAAVREACNKHGGFYLGSIGGPAARLAQDCIRKVEVLEYPELGMEAVWKIEVEDFPAFIVIDDKGNDFFKELNLG; translated from the coding sequence ATGGCCTATACGCATGTCGATCTTTTTCCCCTCGGCGAGGATACGACGCCCTATCGCAAGCTCGGCAGCGAAGGCGTCAGCGTCGAGAAGATCGGCGATCGCGAGGTGCTGAGCGTCTCGCGCGAGGCGATCCGCCAGCTCTCCGAACAGGCCTTCATCGACATCAACCACCTGCTGCGCCCCGGCCATCTCGCCCAGCTCGGCAAGATCCTGGACGACCCCGAGGCGACCTCGAACGACAAGTTCGTCGCCTACGACCTGCTGAAGAACGCCAACATTGCCGCCGGCGGCGTGCTGCCGATGTGCCAGGACACCGGCACCGCCATCATCATGGGCAAGAAGGGCCGCAAGGTCTGGACCGATGGCGAGGACGAGGCTGCGCTCGGCGAGGGGGTAGCGGACGCCTATTTCAAGCGCAATCTGCGCTATTCGCAGCTCGCGCCGCTCTCGATGTTCGAGGAGAAGAACACCGCGACCAACCTGCCGGCCCAGATTGACATCTACGCCGAGGGTGAGGACGCCTACAAGTTCCTCTTCGTCTGCAAGGGCGGCGGCTCGGCCAACAAGACCTTCCTGTATCAGGCGACGCCTTCGCTCCTGACCAAGGACCGCATGATGGCGTTCCTGAAGGAGAAGATCCTGACGCTGGGCACCGCTGCCTGCCCGCCCTACCATCTTGCCATCGTCATCGGCGGCACCTCGGCCGAGCAGAACCTCAAGACGGTCAAGCTCGCCTCGACCAAATATCTCGACGCGCTGCCGACCAAGGGATCGCCCTCCGGCCATGCCTTCCGCGATATCGAGATGGAGGAAGAGGTCCACAAGATGACGCAGGCGCTCGGCGTCGGCGCGCAGTTCGGCGGCAAGTATTTCTGCCATGACGTCCGCGTCATCCGCCTGCCGCGCCACGGCGCTTCGCTGCCGATCGGGCTCGGCGTCTCCTGCTCGGCCGACCGCCAGGCCAAGGGCAAGATCACCAAGGACGGCATCTTCCTCGAGGCGCTGGAGACCGACCCGTCGAAATACCTGCCGGATGTCGACGAGGCGAAGCTCGGCGGCGATGTCGTCAAGATCGACCTCAACCAGCCGATGAGCGAGATCCTCGCGACGCTGTCGAAGCATCCGGTCAAGACGCGACTGTCGCTGACCGGCACCATCGTCGTCGCGCGCGATCTCGCCCATGCCAAGATCCGCGAGCGGCTTGAGCGTGGCGAGGGCATGCCCGACTATTTCAAGAACCACCCGGTCTATTACGCCGGCCCGGCCAAGACCCCGACGGGCTTCGCCTCCGGCTCCTTCGGCCCGACCACGGCCGGTCGCATGGATTCCTTCGTCGACCAGTTCCAGTCCTTCGGCGGCTCGATGGTCATGCTCGCCAAGGGCAACCGCTCGGCGGCGGTGCGCGAGGCCTGCAACAAGCATGGCGGCTTCTATCTCGGCTCGATCGGCGGCCCGGCCGCCCGCCTCGCGCAGGACTGCATCCGCAAGGTCGAGGTTCTCGAATATCCCGAGCTCGGCATGGAAGCCGTCTGGAAGATCGAGGTCGAGGATTTCCCGGCCTTCATCGTCATCGACGACAAGGGCAACGACTTCTTCAAGGAACTGAACCTCGGATGA
- a CDS encoding putative DsbA family dithiol-disulfide isomerase (Evidence 3 : Putative function from multiple computational evidences): MQDKLPLAIVSDIACPWCFIGKTRLETALERYGLTERFAITWLPYELNPEMPAEGMDRTQYLEAKFGPGKRKEIEVRLSEAALESGVTFNWAKVTKSVNTRMAHMLIAAASTVQRGGDMTAALFKAYWQDGRDIGDIDTLVQIAVEQGFDEQAARDELANDELRETVIGLEDHARKVGVTGVPFFIVDGKLAVSGAQPPDVWAQVFQQVLSAQQAPQEPQF; encoded by the coding sequence ATGCAGGACAAGCTGCCGCTCGCGATCGTTTCCGACATCGCCTGCCCCTGGTGCTTCATCGGCAAGACACGGCTGGAGACGGCGCTGGAGCGCTACGGCCTGACCGAGCGTTTCGCCATCACCTGGCTGCCCTATGAACTCAACCCGGAGATGCCCGCCGAGGGCATGGACCGCACGCAGTATCTCGAAGCCAAGTTCGGTCCCGGCAAGCGCAAAGAGATCGAGGTCAGGCTGTCGGAGGCGGCGCTGGAGAGCGGCGTCACCTTCAACTGGGCCAAGGTGACGAAGAGCGTCAACACCCGCATGGCGCATATGCTGATCGCGGCGGCTTCCACCGTGCAGCGCGGCGGCGACATGACGGCCGCCCTGTTCAAGGCCTATTGGCAGGATGGGCGCGACATCGGCGATATCGACACGCTGGTCCAGATCGCGGTCGAGCAGGGCTTCGACGAGCAGGCGGCCCGCGACGAACTCGCCAATGACGAATTGCGCGAGACGGTGATCGGGCTGGAGGACCATGCCCGCAAGGTCGGCGTCACCGGCGTGCCCTTCTTCATCGTCGACGGCAAGCTTGCCGTCTCGGGCGCGCAGCCGCCGGATGTCTGGGCGCAGGTCTTCCAGCAGGTGCTGAGCGCGCAGCAGGCTCCGCAGGAACCTCAGTTCTGA
- a CDS encoding Winged helix-turn-helix transcriptional regulator — translation MNYEIEQERPMAEAMAEKAESVAEFIKGLASPHRLLVLCVLSKGERSVGELIAQTGIAPTSMSQHLAKLKAEGIVDFRRDHRTLHYFIAHPAVMELMAVLYVHFCGRQPA, via the coding sequence ATGAATTATGAGATCGAACAAGAGCGGCCGATGGCCGAGGCCATGGCGGAAAAGGCCGAGAGCGTCGCGGAATTCATCAAGGGCCTCGCCAGCCCGCACCGGCTGCTGGTGCTTTGTGTCTTGTCGAAGGGCGAGCGCAGCGTCGGGGAGCTGATCGCTCAGACCGGAATCGCACCGACCTCGATGTCGCAGCATCTCGCAAAGCTGAAGGCGGAAGGCATCGTCGACTTCCGCCGGGACCATCGAACCTTGCACTATTTCATCGCCCACCCGGCCGTGATGGAGCTGATGGCAGTGCTTTACGTCCACTTCTGCGGAAGGCAGCCAGCATGA
- a CDS encoding hypothetical protein (Evidence 5 : Unknown function) yields the protein MIFCVIHQLPEFGGKAHDSREDARPRKPRPFTGPAAGKPVRSDRHSTGVHSIRTRSPGWLAVWQTTLAGSSGDAAGAVAGAVVTAGVTAAAGTMTGATTGGTGRARDDASCGAGRTTGLGLASGCTAGGAGCSSAGSTAGGAVCAITTTGGGWSGDERQGVHELSRVKASMVGRVIVSAVGIDCMQPESAKPKKHTAARFGIDSIFAAPAVD from the coding sequence TTGATCTTCTGCGTCATCCACCAGCTCCCTGAGTTTGGAGGGAAGGCGCACGATTCGAGAGAGGATGCAAGGCCACGCAAACCCCGCCCCTTCACCGGGCCGGCTGCTGGGAAGCCGGTCCGATCAGACCGTCATTCGACCGGCGTGCACTCCATTCGCACACGCTCGCCCGGCTGGCTCGCGGTCTGGCAGACGACCTTGGCCGGCAGCAGCGGCGACGCCGCCGGAGCGGTTGCCGGGGCTGTCGTGACGGCCGGCGTCACGGCCGCCGCAGGAACGATGACCGGCGCAACAACCGGAGGCACGGGCCGGGCACGCGACGATGCCAGTTGCGGCGCCGGGCGGACAACCGGTTTGGGTCTTGCCTCGGGCTGCACGGCCGGCGGGGCCGGCTGTTCCTCGGCCGGTTCGACCGCCGGAGGCGCAGTCTGCGCGATCACGACCACCGGTGGAGGCTGGTCGGGAGACGAGCGCCAGGGCGTCCATGAACTCAGCCGCGTGAAGGCTTCCATGGTCGGCCGGGTGATCGTCTCGGCCGTCGGCATCGACTGCATGCAGCCGGAAAGCGCAAAGCCGAAAAAGCACACGGCTGCGCGGTTCGGGATCGACAGCATCTTCGCCGCTCCTGCTGTAGATTGA